One segment of Mycolicibacterium sp. YH-1 DNA contains the following:
- a CDS encoding SDR family oxidoreductase: MKTAVVTGAAGAIGSAVCGQLINRGYQVLAVDVVGLGGLPSGVTPVHADLTDPRFYLRVLEAVNSAGERCDLLVNNAGIVLTGPLEAVDPDMMRREQQVNLQAPMLLTWALFPLLRQARGHVVSVASLASMLPLAESPGYCASKAGLRAFMLALSLRQKETGVHISLVHPGAVDTPMLRHEAANGGSALNFLSAPLAPEVVANAVVANLDRPCLETSLPRIDGPLVKLVGLSPAVLQRIRPLLERRAASGAAKYRRDNGIESPRPFDRSPSTSPTQERKP, from the coding sequence ATGAAGACTGCGGTCGTCACAGGAGCGGCGGGGGCGATTGGTTCAGCCGTCTGTGGCCAACTGATCAACCGCGGCTATCAGGTTCTCGCGGTCGACGTCGTCGGTTTGGGTGGGCTTCCGTCCGGCGTCACGCCTGTTCACGCCGACCTGACCGACCCTCGCTTTTACCTGCGGGTGTTGGAAGCCGTTAACTCTGCCGGCGAACGCTGCGATCTGCTGGTCAACAATGCCGGCATCGTGCTCACCGGTCCACTCGAGGCAGTTGACCCGGACATGATGCGCCGTGAACAGCAGGTCAATCTCCAGGCCCCCATGTTGCTGACATGGGCGCTGTTCCCACTGCTGCGACAGGCGCGCGGCCATGTCGTTTCCGTGGCATCTCTGGCATCCATGCTGCCCCTGGCCGAGAGTCCCGGGTATTGTGCATCGAAAGCCGGCCTACGTGCCTTCATGCTCGCTTTGTCATTGCGGCAGAAGGAAACCGGGGTGCATATCAGCTTGGTACATCCCGGTGCTGTCGATACGCCGATGTTGCGACATGAGGCCGCCAATGGCGGATCGGCGTTGAACTTCCTGAGTGCGCCACTCGCCCCGGAAGTCGTCGCCAATGCCGTCGTGGCCAACCTTGACCGCCCATGCCTGGAAACCAGCCTGCCTCGAATCGACGGACCACTGGTGAAGCTCGTCGGATTGAGTCCGGCTGTACTGCAGCGCATCCGACCGCTCCTGGAGCGACGAGCGGCGTCAGGTGCCGCGAAGTACCGGCGCGACAACGGCATTGAATCTCCTCGCCCATTCGATCGCTCACCATCAACGAGCCCAACGCAAGAAAGGAAGCCGTGA
- a CDS encoding NAD(P)/FAD-dependent oxidoreductase: MTNSTNDEGGRICIVGAGPAGLSAARALKRLGLPYDHYERHSDVGGIWDLDNPGTPMYESAHFISSRKTSGFFDFPMPDTYPDYPSNHQILKYTREFAQTYGLRAAIRFNCAVSRVERAGDTWKVTLADGASHRYRGVICATGVTWSPRSPAHPGQFGGEIRHSSTYRDPAEFRGKRVLVVGLGNSGADIACDAAANAEAAFVSVRRGYHVIPKHLFGIPSDELGSRGPDLPTRVMRPLMQSLLRVVLGDLTRYGLPKPDHKLFESHPLMNSQLLHYLQHGDIAVRPDIASLDGDRVHFTDGGTEKIDLVLYATGYDWSIPYMDEKYFQWRDGRPDLYLSTFNRDCRNVIGLGYLEINSSAYTVFDHVSNVVAQYLHDQQHAPGRAATFDRLIASDRPDLSGGIDFLKSARHSSYVDARAYRRYLAAVRTCMGWHDLAPGMFDALRTTANKEAVST, from the coding sequence ATGACCAACAGCACCAACGACGAAGGCGGCCGTATCTGCATCGTCGGTGCCGGACCAGCCGGGCTTTCCGCGGCCCGGGCTTTGAAACGGCTCGGCCTCCCCTACGACCACTATGAGCGGCATTCCGATGTGGGCGGAATTTGGGATCTCGACAACCCCGGCACGCCGATGTACGAGTCGGCTCACTTCATCTCGTCTCGAAAGACCTCCGGTTTCTTCGACTTCCCGATGCCAGACACCTATCCCGATTACCCGAGCAATCATCAGATCCTGAAATACACCAGGGAATTCGCTCAGACCTATGGACTGCGTGCCGCGATCCGCTTCAATTGTGCGGTCTCACGTGTCGAACGAGCCGGCGACACCTGGAAGGTGACGCTGGCCGACGGTGCCAGCCACCGGTACCGGGGAGTCATCTGCGCCACCGGTGTCACATGGTCTCCGCGCAGTCCCGCACATCCCGGGCAGTTCGGAGGCGAGATCCGGCATTCGTCTACTTACCGGGATCCCGCTGAGTTCCGAGGAAAGCGGGTGCTCGTTGTCGGCCTGGGCAACTCCGGTGCCGACATCGCCTGTGACGCTGCCGCCAATGCCGAGGCGGCCTTCGTCAGTGTCCGTCGTGGCTATCACGTTATTCCGAAGCATCTGTTCGGAATTCCCTCGGACGAACTCGGTTCTCGTGGACCGGATCTGCCGACCCGAGTCATGCGACCACTGATGCAGTCGTTATTGCGGGTAGTTCTCGGTGATCTCACCAGATACGGTCTGCCGAAGCCGGATCACAAGCTGTTCGAATCGCACCCACTGATGAACAGTCAACTTCTGCACTACCTGCAGCACGGTGATATCGCTGTCCGCCCGGACATCGCGAGCTTGGACGGCGACCGAGTCCATTTCACCGACGGCGGCACCGAGAAAATCGATCTGGTTCTCTACGCCACCGGCTATGACTGGTCCATCCCCTACATGGACGAGAAGTATTTCCAGTGGCGCGACGGCCGGCCGGATCTCTATTTGTCGACTTTCAACCGGGATTGCCGCAACGTAATTGGACTGGGGTACCTGGAGATCAACTCGAGCGCGTATACCGTGTTCGATCACGTCAGCAATGTGGTGGCACAGTACCTTCACGATCAACAACACGCCCCTGGCCGCGCGGCCACATTTGATCGGCTGATCGCCAGCGATCGCCCAGATCTCAGCGGCGGCATCGACTTTCTGAAGTCGGCCCGGCATTCTTCTTATGTCGACGCCCGCGCCTACCGTCGCTACCTGGCTGCCGTGCGCACATGCATGGGCTGGCACGACCTTGCCCCCGGCATGTTCGACGCTCTGCGGACCACCGCCAACAAGGAAGCGGTGTCGACATGA
- a CDS encoding AraC family transcriptional regulator, whose amino-acid sequence MALDPRLDDAVIPPSVLAGVVEIGQREGLPVGPWCSATGISPEQLVTSDSIKVSFRQAAMILRRAVRAIPDRPLGMQVGGRDVLLTFGMLGVAMQSCATVADAMVLGIDLHQASGSLVDIDVEVIGAEVVLSVHERAPEPELITFLCEEALCSTWLFIRSVFGTSISPKYVELAYPAPSYERKYRQVFGCPVQFGAPANRMAFNSSVLDDPFPAHHEPTRVAAIDACRRLLDLEGARSDITVAIEALLTQNLRRPVTMAEAADHLNVTERTLRRQLDAAGERFSTVRDRVRERRATFLLRESTLTVDAIARQVGFSEAREFRRAYVRWTGHPPTYQRRVKRL is encoded by the coding sequence ATGGCGCTTGACCCCCGGCTCGATGACGCAGTGATTCCGCCTTCCGTGCTGGCTGGTGTCGTGGAGATCGGTCAACGCGAAGGACTGCCTGTCGGGCCATGGTGCTCAGCTACCGGCATCTCACCGGAGCAACTCGTCACCTCCGACAGCATCAAGGTCTCGTTTCGTCAGGCCGCGATGATTCTGCGACGCGCAGTTCGCGCCATACCCGACCGGCCACTCGGCATGCAGGTCGGAGGGCGCGACGTCTTGCTGACGTTCGGGATGCTCGGGGTAGCGATGCAGTCCTGCGCGACGGTCGCCGACGCGATGGTCCTCGGCATCGATCTGCACCAGGCTTCTGGCAGCTTGGTCGATATCGACGTCGAGGTCATCGGTGCCGAAGTCGTGCTCAGCGTGCATGAGCGTGCGCCCGAGCCGGAGCTGATCACGTTTCTCTGCGAGGAAGCCCTTTGCAGCACATGGCTGTTCATTCGCTCCGTGTTCGGAACCAGCATATCTCCAAAGTACGTCGAGCTTGCCTACCCCGCCCCGTCCTACGAACGAAAATACCGTCAAGTCTTCGGCTGCCCAGTGCAGTTCGGTGCCCCAGCCAACCGCATGGCCTTCAATTCGTCGGTGCTGGACGACCCGTTCCCTGCGCATCACGAGCCCACTCGAGTGGCGGCCATCGATGCATGCCGGCGGCTCCTCGATCTGGAAGGCGCGCGATCAGACATCACCGTCGCGATCGAGGCACTGCTGACCCAGAATCTGCGACGGCCGGTGACCATGGCCGAAGCCGCCGATCACCTCAATGTCACGGAGCGCACCCTGCGCCGTCAACTTGACGCTGCCGGAGAACGTTTCAGCACTGTGCGTGACAGGGTCCGCGAGCGGCGGGCGACGTTCCTCTTGCGCGAGTCGACATTGACCGTGGACGCCATCGCCCGCCAGGTCGGCTTCAGCGAAGCGCGGGAGTTCCGCCGCGCCTACGTCCGGTGGACCGGACATCCGCCGACCTACCAGCGCCGCGTGAAGCGGTTGTAG
- a CDS encoding MFS transporter — protein sequence MGDIDLDSWVAERNKKSSAVTQTHSADIVDGPDESIIADEPDQVGVLRGIRDSFLVAAREKMVLRLGFAYFLLKPSRYAILMWGPIIVLKRAPQVTDLQAIIVPVAFGVGGIFGPILVGWASDRLFQSRRIPATVISTFILAVAAAAFIPLTSTGNVMMIAIVLGVIGVSMYAADSVISGAAAVDFGTKEHAGAAVGFVNGSGAVGVVLGGLIPGFFGLEVLFYSFAVLPFLTGLLLLPSWRLRAATA from the coding sequence GTGGGCGACATCGATCTTGACAGTTGGGTCGCCGAACGCAATAAGAAGTCCAGCGCCGTGACCCAAACACACAGTGCTGACATCGTTGACGGACCCGACGAATCGATTATCGCGGACGAACCCGACCAGGTCGGAGTCCTTCGCGGCATACGTGATTCGTTCTTGGTTGCCGCGCGCGAAAAAATGGTGCTCCGGCTCGGCTTCGCCTATTTTTTGCTCAAGCCGTCTCGATACGCAATTCTCATGTGGGGACCGATCATCGTGCTCAAGCGGGCCCCGCAAGTAACCGACCTCCAGGCGATCATTGTCCCCGTTGCCTTCGGCGTCGGCGGCATCTTTGGGCCGATTCTCGTCGGCTGGGCCTCGGATCGACTTTTTCAGTCACGTCGCATCCCCGCAACGGTAATCAGCACGTTCATCCTGGCTGTCGCGGCGGCAGCTTTCATTCCGCTCACGTCAACCGGGAACGTCATGATGATTGCGATCGTCCTCGGCGTCATCGGAGTGTCCATGTACGCCGCCGACTCGGTGATATCCGGCGCTGCAGCAGTTGATTTCGGCACCAAGGAGCACGCCGGCGCCGCCGTCGGATTCGTCAACGGGTCGGGCGCGGTCGGGGTGGTCTTAGGCGGACTCATCCCAGGATTCTTCGGCCTAGAGGTGCTGTTCTACTCGTTCGCGGTGCTCCCCTTCCTGACTGGGCTGCTGCTCCTTCCCTCCTGGCGGCTGCGCGCCGCTACCGCGTGA
- a CDS encoding TetR family transcriptional regulator C-terminal domain-containing protein — protein MAAATAAVHKHGASGINLKRIAEAADMSSALLLYYYSDANDILAEVYRSATKQFLDERERLVAKETLPLSMLSRCIALGTPYPGKRREAARILYEVAPVIVDEPTAASWSRHFFSGQAALYQRIVEAGIASGDFSPLLPPAKIATAMVALEDGLAIHAMTGLLTPEEVEADLLAHAEALLCIASPGWADRADEDSENPSLSV, from the coding sequence GTGGCCGCCGCCACAGCGGCGGTCCACAAACACGGTGCCTCCGGGATCAACCTTAAACGCATCGCTGAAGCCGCAGACATGTCGTCAGCGTTGTTGCTCTACTACTACTCGGATGCCAACGACATTCTCGCCGAGGTGTATCGGTCCGCGACCAAGCAGTTCCTCGATGAGAGAGAGCGGCTCGTCGCGAAAGAGACACTCCCGCTGTCGATGCTCAGCCGGTGCATCGCATTGGGCACGCCCTATCCGGGAAAGCGTCGTGAAGCGGCGCGGATTCTCTACGAAGTCGCTCCGGTGATCGTGGACGAGCCCACCGCTGCGAGTTGGAGTCGGCACTTCTTCAGCGGCCAGGCCGCGCTGTACCAGAGAATCGTCGAGGCGGGGATCGCTAGCGGTGACTTCTCGCCGCTGCTTCCTCCCGCCAAGATCGCCACAGCCATGGTGGCCCTCGAAGACGGCCTCGCCATACACGCGATGACGGGTCTGTTGACTCCCGAGGAAGTCGAGGCGGATCTCCTCGCGCATGCTGAGGCGCTGCTGTGCATCGCCTCGCCTGGATGGGCCGACCGCGCCGATGAAGACAGTGAGAACCCAAGCCTCTCTGTGTGA
- a CDS encoding APC family permease — protein sequence MSLTSSPVAVKQTQSKLGLSSLVLFGIAYMAPAVVLATFGIISEVSSGTSSGSYMLATVAMLLTAISYATMSARFALSGSAYSYVRKTLGAHTGFMAGWVLILDYFFLPMVIFLISGSFLSAQFEAVPFWVWIVAQVLIVSVVNVLGIRVADKANFLLLSFVALVLICFVALSLRTAASDGGASVLSPFWNMDSSLAGVAAGAAIACYSFLGFDAITTLTGEARDPRRLIPRAIVIATLAMGLIFTVVSFAAELVLPLTVVNDVDSAAFDIAAQAGGNLLSATIVAALVIGGFASSIAAQAGGSRLLLTMGRDGVLPKKFFGYRHPKLGTPVLNIALIGAVGLFATQMTLTTSTSFINFGAFTAFTAVNLGVLVLLLRDKESGPARWVRVLLAGAAIAITVYFLISLDTHAVTLGAGWLVAGLVYLVVLTRGFSRPPPEITSEAG from the coding sequence ATGTCATTGACCAGTAGCCCAGTCGCGGTGAAGCAGACCCAATCCAAATTGGGACTGTCGTCGCTTGTGTTGTTCGGCATCGCCTACATGGCTCCGGCGGTCGTGCTCGCCACGTTCGGAATCATCTCGGAAGTCAGTTCTGGTACCTCGTCGGGAAGCTACATGCTTGCCACGGTGGCTATGCTCCTGACTGCGATCAGCTACGCCACGATGTCGGCTAGGTTCGCGCTCTCCGGTTCCGCCTACAGCTACGTCCGGAAGACACTGGGGGCCCACACAGGGTTCATGGCGGGCTGGGTCTTGATCCTCGACTACTTCTTCCTGCCGATGGTCATCTTCCTCATCAGTGGTTCGTTTCTCAGCGCGCAGTTCGAGGCAGTGCCGTTCTGGGTCTGGATCGTGGCACAGGTGCTCATCGTCTCGGTCGTCAACGTGTTGGGAATCCGGGTGGCCGACAAGGCGAACTTCCTGCTCCTGAGTTTCGTTGCCCTGGTTCTGATCTGCTTCGTCGCACTGTCCCTGAGAACCGCTGCGAGCGATGGCGGGGCATCGGTTCTCAGCCCCTTCTGGAACATGGACAGCTCGCTGGCAGGAGTTGCGGCGGGCGCAGCGATCGCCTGCTACTCGTTCCTCGGTTTCGACGCGATCACGACCCTGACCGGCGAGGCAAGGGACCCGCGACGCTTGATCCCACGCGCGATCGTCATCGCGACATTGGCAATGGGACTGATCTTCACCGTGGTGAGTTTCGCCGCAGAGCTGGTTCTCCCGCTGACCGTCGTCAACGACGTGGATTCGGCAGCGTTCGACATCGCGGCCCAAGCTGGTGGAAATCTTCTGTCGGCGACGATCGTCGCCGCGCTCGTGATCGGAGGGTTCGCGTCGTCGATTGCCGCGCAGGCCGGCGGCTCGCGACTGCTGCTCACCATGGGACGTGACGGAGTTCTGCCGAAGAAGTTCTTCGGATACCGCCATCCCAAACTCGGAACTCCGGTTCTGAACATCGCTCTGATCGGCGCCGTCGGACTGTTTGCCACCCAGATGACGCTGACCACATCGACGTCGTTCATCAACTTCGGCGCGTTCACCGCGTTCACCGCGGTGAACCTCGGCGTGCTGGTGCTCCTTCTCCGTGACAAGGAGAGCGGACCCGCCCGTTGGGTGCGTGTGCTGCTCGCGGGTGCCGCCATCGCCATCACCGTCTACTTCCTGATCAGCCTGGACACCCACGCGGTCACGCTGGGTGCCGGCTGGCTGGTCGCCGGTCTGGTCTACCTCGTCGTCCTCACACGTGGCTTCTCGCGTCCGCCGCCGGAGATCACCTCAGAAGCAGGCTGA
- a CDS encoding carbon-nitrogen hydrolase family protein, whose amino-acid sequence MRQLCADYPAARLVVFPEMHLCGGMPNAPLPEAEPYIESAGGPRDRALEQLAREHQIWLIPGSVFERAEDGTVANTVSAYSPEGHRVATYRKVFPWQPYERTSPGGEFTVFRLGEYGTIGLSICYDIWFPEHGRQLAWLGADAIVNVARTTTSDRAQELVLLQATAIANQVAVLSVNAPAPGGRGQSIAYDAEGRLRVRSVDASTEALSDVLDLSDSSRVQRDGTAGLNRVWSQLDATTASLPMYRGGRIQPRQS is encoded by the coding sequence GTGCGCCAACTGTGCGCGGACTATCCCGCGGCGAGACTTGTCGTGTTCCCCGAGATGCATCTCTGTGGGGGAATGCCCAACGCACCGCTCCCTGAAGCCGAGCCGTACATCGAGAGCGCCGGCGGGCCGCGGGATCGAGCGCTCGAGCAGCTCGCACGAGAGCACCAGATCTGGCTGATCCCGGGCAGTGTGTTCGAGCGCGCGGAGGACGGCACGGTAGCCAACACTGTCTCGGCCTACTCACCCGAAGGGCACAGGGTCGCGACATATCGCAAGGTGTTCCCCTGGCAGCCATATGAAAGAACCTCGCCCGGAGGCGAATTCACGGTGTTCCGTCTCGGCGAGTACGGAACCATCGGGCTGTCCATCTGCTACGACATCTGGTTCCCCGAGCACGGTCGACAACTGGCCTGGCTGGGGGCGGATGCCATAGTCAATGTCGCCCGCACCACGACCTCAGATCGTGCGCAGGAACTCGTCCTCCTGCAGGCTACGGCGATCGCGAACCAAGTTGCCGTCCTTTCTGTGAATGCTCCGGCACCGGGCGGACGCGGGCAGAGCATCGCCTACGACGCCGAAGGGCGGCTTCGGGTTCGCAGCGTCGATGCATCGACGGAAGCCCTCAGCGACGTACTCGATCTTTCGGATTCGTCGAGGGTGCAGCGCGATGGAACGGCCGGCCTCAACCGGGTCTGGTCCCAACTCGACGCCACCACCGCCAGCCTTCCGATGTACCGCGGTGGGCGCATCCAACCTCGCCAGTCCTGA